The Streptococcus pantholopis genome has a segment encoding these proteins:
- the trxB gene encoding thioredoxin-disulfide reductase gives MYDTLIIGSGPAGMAAALYAARSNLKVGILEQGAPGGQMNNTSDIENYPGFDLISGPELSMKMFEPLEKLGVDNLYGIVTAIEDQGEYKTVKTADESYQTKTVVLATGAKHRHVGVAGEEEYSSRGVSYCAVCDGAFFRGQKLLVIGGGDSAVEEGLFLTRFAESVTIIHRRDELRAQKVLQERAFADDKINFIWDSVVTEIKGDTNKVTSVDVKNVKTGQISSHDFGGVFVYVGLDPVSDYVSDLGITDEAGWIITDEQMQTARPGIFAVGDVRQKDLRQITTAVGDGATAGIQAYQYIASHSG, from the coding sequence ATGTACGATACGTTAATTATTGGTTCGGGGCCTGCGGGTATGGCTGCCGCACTTTATGCCGCCCGAAGCAATTTAAAAGTTGGGATTCTTGAACAAGGGGCTCCCGGCGGGCAAATGAACAATACATCTGATATTGAAAACTATCCTGGTTTTGATCTGATTTCGGGACCAGAATTATCCATGAAGATGTTTGAACCCCTTGAGAAATTAGGGGTTGATAATCTTTATGGAATCGTTACTGCAATTGAGGACCAAGGGGAATATAAAACTGTAAAAACGGCTGATGAGAGCTATCAAACTAAGACAGTCGTCCTTGCAACCGGCGCTAAACACCGCCATGTCGGTGTTGCAGGTGAAGAGGAGTACAGCAGCCGAGGCGTCTCTTACTGTGCTGTTTGTGACGGGGCTTTTTTCCGCGGTCAAAAACTTTTAGTTATTGGCGGCGGTGATTCAGCGGTTGAAGAAGGGCTGTTTTTAACTCGATTTGCAGAGAGCGTTACAATTATTCATCGGAGAGATGAACTGCGTGCCCAAAAAGTTTTGCAGGAACGGGCTTTTGCTGATGACAAAATTAACTTTATTTGGGATTCTGTTGTTACAGAAATTAAAGGTGATACTAATAAGGTAACTTCTGTTGATGTTAAAAATGTAAAAACTGGTCAGATCAGCAGCCATGACTTCGGAGGCGTTTTTGTATACGTTGGGCTTGATCCGGTATCTGATTATGTTAGCGATCTCGGCATTACTGATGAAGCGGGCTGGATTATTACTGATGAGCAAATGCAGACAGCCCGTCCGGGCATTTTCGCAGTCGGTGATGTCCGTCAAAAAGATTTGCGCCAGATTACGACTGCTGTCGGAGATGGTGCTACGGCAGGGATTCAAGCTTATCAATACATTGCTTCTCATTCTGGATAG
- a CDS encoding DUF4059 family protein — protein MLLEIFSLYIQGLFMAVILVVLASCCWISWRAWRKLDQTAKERQAFLYEVLMMSVMTAPILSFAFMAVLLILKS, from the coding sequence ATGTTATTAGAAATTTTCAGTCTTTATATACAAGGGCTATTTATGGCCGTGATTTTGGTCGTGCTTGCCAGCTGTTGTTGGATTAGCTGGCGTGCCTGGCGGAAATTAGATCAAACTGCTAAAGAAAGACAGGCCTTTTTGTATGAAGTGCTGATGATGTCAGTAATGACAGCTCCAATTCTTTCTTTTGCCTTCATGGCGGTGCTTTTGATCTTAAAATCATAA
- a CDS encoding amino acid ABC transporter ATP-binding protein has protein sequence MIKITNMTKTFSGQKVLDNLSLDIQRGEVIAIVGASGAGKSTFLRSMNYLEQPDSGSIVIDDFKVDFTTISKEEILILRRKLAMVFQQFNLFERRTALDNVKEGLKIVKKMSDEEATKLAKEELAKVGLSDRQQHYPRHLSGGQKQRVALARALAMKPDVLLLDEPTSALDPELVGEVEKSIADAAKTGQTMVLVSHDMNFVYQVADKVLFLEQGHILEQGTPDELFNHPKEERTKEFFASYTKTYI, from the coding sequence ATGATAAAAATCACTAATATGACAAAAACATTTTCTGGACAGAAAGTGTTGGACAACCTCAGTCTTGATATCCAAAGAGGTGAAGTAATTGCAATTGTGGGGGCTTCCGGAGCGGGGAAATCAACCTTTTTGCGCAGCATGAATTATCTGGAGCAGCCTGATTCAGGCAGTATTGTCATTGACGATTTTAAGGTTGATTTTACAACAATCAGCAAGGAAGAAATCTTAATACTGCGTCGTAAACTGGCTATGGTTTTTCAACAGTTTAATTTGTTTGAGCGGCGGACGGCTCTTGACAATGTCAAAGAGGGCTTGAAAATTGTAAAAAAGATGTCTGACGAAGAAGCCACTAAGCTGGCTAAGGAAGAGTTGGCTAAAGTGGGGCTGTCAGATCGGCAGCAGCATTATCCCAGACATTTATCAGGCGGACAAAAACAGAGGGTTGCACTTGCCAGAGCTCTGGCGATGAAGCCGGATGTTCTCTTGCTTGATGAACCGACTTCAGCACTTGATCCAGAACTGGTAGGTGAAGTTGAAAAGTCAATTGCCGATGCTGCCAAGACTGGGCAAACAATGGTTTTGGTCAGCCATGATATGAATTTTGTCTATCAAGTAGCTGATAAGGTTCTGTTTCTTGAACAGGGGCATATCCTTGAACAAGGAACGCCTGATGAGCTATTTAACCATCCAAAAGAAGAACGGACCAAGGAATTTTTTGCCAGCTATACCAAAACATATATCTGA
- a CDS encoding amino acid ABC transporter permease yields the protein MNYLISASGWAWYDSLVEHIPQGRLFSWRAVFDAIPNILERLPVTLGLTVAGAVFGLILALIFAIVKLNRIKILYPIQALFVSFLRGTPILVQLMLSYYGIPLFLKFLNQKYGFNWNINDIPAAVFAITAFAFNEAAYTSETIRAAIQSVNTGEIEAARSLGMTASQVYRRVIIPNAAVVATPTLINTLIGLTKGTSLAFNAGIVEMFAQAQILGGSDYRYFERYISVAMIYWTISILIEQVGRLLEKRMEIHSPDNITNEVAGGVR from the coding sequence ATGAATTACTTGATTTCAGCATCCGGCTGGGCTTGGTATGACAGTCTTGTTGAGCATATTCCCCAAGGTCGGCTTTTTAGTTGGCGGGCTGTTTTTGACGCTATCCCAAATATTTTAGAACGTTTGCCTGTGACATTGGGCTTGACAGTGGCGGGAGCCGTTTTTGGCTTAATTTTGGCTTTGATTTTTGCTATAGTTAAATTGAATCGTATTAAAATCTTGTATCCTATTCAAGCACTTTTTGTCAGCTTTTTACGGGGGACACCGATTTTGGTACAGCTCATGCTGAGTTACTACGGTATTCCGCTTTTTTTGAAATTTCTCAATCAAAAATATGGTTTCAATTGGAACATCAATGATATTCCGGCCGCTGTTTTCGCTATTACAGCCTTTGCTTTTAATGAGGCAGCTTACACAAGTGAGACAATTCGTGCGGCAATTCAGTCTGTCAATACAGGCGAGATTGAAGCTGCCAGAAGTTTAGGGATGACAGCATCTCAGGTTTATCGCCGTGTTATCATTCCCAATGCCGCGGTGGTCGCAACACCCACTCTAATCAATACGCTGATTGGCTTGACAAAAGGAACTTCGCTGGCATTTAACGCAGGGATTGTGGAAATGTTTGCGCAGGCCCAGATTTTAGGTGGTTCAGACTATCGCTATTTTGAACGCTATATTTCGGTTGCTATGATTTATTGGACAATCAGTATCTTGATTGAACAAGTCGGACGTTTACTGGAAAAGCGGATGGAAATTCATTCACCGGACAATATCACGAATGAAGTGGCAGGGGGTGTGCGTTAA